The region ATGCATGTCTTGCTTCGACAGAAACGATTTTTCCTGCTAGTAACAAGTAGTCTGCAGTTTTGATCAGTCTGCCGGCTCCATTATAAGCAGCAACACCAGTGTCTTCAAGTGCTTTTGCGGTAGCTAAAACTTCTGTACGACTGTTGAAATTTAAAGAACCGTAATTAAAAGCTAAAGTTGGTAGTAATTGAGAGCTGGGATCTGGAAGTGCTCCAGTTAAAGCTGCTTTGAAGAAGTCTCTGTGAACCACTTCATGATGATACAAGTCTGTTAATACCTGACGTTCAACTGAGCTGAATACGGTATTGAAACTGCTTGCATTGACAACTTTTGTATAAAAATCGGCCTCTAATTGTTCTAAAGCGTAGGCATAAGTAAGAACGCCAAAATCTCC is a window of Flavobacterium crocinum DNA encoding:
- a CDS encoding ferritin-like domain-containing protein → MKNEVKIQEVNPSLDSRRSFLKLSGLTLVTAGLVMAGCSDNDNDDHMEDTSLPGIRNGVFDLGSGDFGVLTYAYALEQLEADFYTKVVNASSFNTVFSSVERQVLTDLYHHEVVHRDFFKAALTGALPDPSSQLLPTLAFNYGSLNFNSRTEVLATAKALEDTGVAAYNGAGRLIKTADYLLLAGKIVSVEARHASAIRSLINPNSKDFAGDDIVNMSTGLDDAKDPSKILPIAANFITTKFTAKYLP